Genomic segment of Streptomyces longhuiensis:
GGAGGCCACGCGTGCAGCAAAGCCGCACTGGACGGCAACTGACCCTCTGCCGCGGCACGCACAAGGCCGTCGTCGTGGAGCTGGGAGCGGCCCTTCGGTCCTACGCGGTCGGTGGACGCACAGTCATCGACGGATTCGCCGAACAGGACGGGATCACCGGCGGGCGCGGCCAGATCCTGGTGCCGTGGCCCAACCGGATCCGCGACGGCCGGTACCCCTGGGACGGGCAGGAGCTGCAGCTGCCGCTCACCGAGCCGGCCGGCGGCAACGCCATCCACGGGCTGCTCCGGTGGGTCGCGTGGCAGGTCGTGGAGGCGAGCGGCAGCCGAGCAGTCCTGGAGGTTCCGCTGTGGCCGCAGCCGGGCTATCCGTTCCACCTCCACGTCCGCGCCGAGTACACCCTGGGCGAGAGCGGGCTCGAAGTCGCCGTCACCGCGCGCAACCTCGACACGAGCGCCGCACCCTACGGCTTCGGCCAGCATCCCTACCTCACCCCGGGCACCGCGCTCGTCGACCAGGCGGTGCTGACCGTCCCCGCACGGACATGGCTGCGCACCGATGAGCGCGGACTTCCGGTGGCCGCCGAGCCGGTCGCCGGGACCGAGTACGACCTGCGAACGCCACGAGCTGTCGGGGCGCTCCGGCTGGACACCCCGTTCGGTGACCTCGACCGGGACGCGGACGGCCGGGCCGTGGTGCGCCTGGCCCATCCGTCGGGTGCGTTCGGTACGGACGTGTGGCTGGGTGAGGGCGCCGATTACGTGCAGCTCTACACCGGCGACACACTGCCGCCGCAGGAGCGCCGTCGAGCGGTCGCCGTCGAGCCGATGACCTGCCCCCCGGACGCCTTCCGCAGCGGCACCGGGCTCGTCGGCCTCGGCCCCGGCGAGCAGCACACCGTCCGCTGGGGGATCACGCCGTGGGAACGGTGACGGCGCCGTCGCGGCCCCCGACCTGATCCTCACCGGGCCACGGCGCAGGTCGGACCCGGCCGGCCGCGCCGCCGGCCGGCCAGAGCACCGACCCGTCCCACCACGCGTCGAAAGGGCCACTTGTGACGACGAATCAGGTGCTCGCCGGCGTGGGCTTGATCCTTGTCCTGGCCGTCGGATCGCAGGTCTTGGCCGGTCGCCTGCGCATTCCCGCCCTCATCGTGCTGCTCCCGGTCGGCTTCGCCGCCGGCGTGCTGATCGACGACGTCGACCCCGAGCAACTGCTGGGGGCGGCGTTCTCACCGCTGGTGTCGCTGGCCGTCGCCGTCATCCTCTACGACGCGGGCCTGGGGCTGGACCTGGCGAGGCTCAAGGGCCACACCCGCAGGGTCGTCGTCCGGCTGATCTGGATCGGTGTCCTGGTCACCGGGCTGTTCGGCACGCTCCTCGCCGCGCCGCTGTTGGGCATGTCCCGACAGGCGGCCGTCATGATCGGCGCGATCCTCGTGGTCTCGGGGCCGACGGTCGTCGGACCTCTGCTCGGCTTCGTGCGACCGAAGGACCGGCTCCAGCGCATCCTGATCTGGGAAGGCTCGCTCATCGACCCGGTCGGCGGTGTGGTGGGCGCACTGGTCTACCACGGGGTCGTGGCGAGCTCGGGTCACCACCTCGTCGGTGGGACGGCGCGATTCCTGGCCAGCGTGGGCATCGGAGCGGCCGGAGGAGTGGTCGGGGCGGCTCTGCTGTGGGTGCTGTTCCGGGTGCTGCGGCTCGGCGAGGTCCTCGGTACGACGGCACAACTCGCCGCGGTGATCGGTGTGGCGGCGCTCTGCGATGTCCTGCGCGAGGACACCGGACTCATCGCCGCAGTGGTGATGGGCCTGGCCGTCGCCAACCTCCCCGGCATCGACGTACCCGCGCGTCGGCCGTTCTTCGAGGCCCTGGTCAGCCTGATCCTCGGCGTGCTCTTCATCTCGATCTCGGCCACCGTCACCCCGCACTCGCTGCGCCATGTGTGGCTCCCGGCACTCGGGCTCTCCGCCTTTCTGGTGCTGGTCGTCAGGCCGCTGGTCGCCGTCGTGTCCACCCTCGGCACTGACCTGACGCGCGGCGAGCGGGCCTTCATCGGCTGGATGGCGCCGCGCGGAATCGTGGCTGCCGCCACGGCGTCGACGTTCTCGGCGGGCCTGGTGGCCAAGGGGATCGGCGGAGCGGCGAAGATCCTTCCGGCCACCTTCGTGGTCATCGTCGCGACCGTGACGCTCTACGGCCTGACCGCCTCGCCCGTCGCCCGGCGCCTGGGCGTCGTGCGCCCGTCCCGCTCGCGGCCCCTGCTGGTCGGCGGTGACCCCTGGGTGGTCGACCTGGGGGTGGCTCTGAAGGCAGCGGGGCTCGAGGTGCTGATGTGGGCGGGGGAAGAGGAACAGCGCGAACGGATCCGGCGGGCCGGGGTCGACCTTGCGCCGGGTGAGCTGCTGGGCGCCGCCACGGGGGGCGCCGCCGAGCTGGAAGGCATTACGGCGGTGTACTTCCTGACCGCGGAGGACGACTTCAACGCGCTGGCCGCGGTGCTTCTGCGCGGCAGCGTGGAGGGTACGGTCCACCGCCTCAACGCACCGGCCGACAGCCACGGAGTGGTGGCGCCGTTCATCGGAGGCGAGGTTCTGTTCGACCCGGATCTGACCCGGCAGACGTTCGCGCGCAGGTACGAGGAGGGGGCATCGGTTCTCGGGCAGCCCGCCGGGGACGCCCTCCTGCCCGGCAGCGCTCTGCTGTTCCTCGTACGGCGGGACGGCCGCCTCGATCCGGTCACGGGAGGCAGCACGCCACTGCCCCGGCCGGGGGACACGGCCGTCCTGCTGGCCCCGGGCCGACGGGGTTCCGAGAGTCCGGCGCAGTAGACCGGCCGCCTGCTCCCGGCCGCACGAACCCGGTCGTTCCCAGGGGGCC
This window contains:
- a CDS encoding aldose 1-epimerase family protein, yielding MQQSRTGRQLTLCRGTHKAVVVELGAALRSYAVGGRTVIDGFAEQDGITGGRGQILVPWPNRIRDGRYPWDGQELQLPLTEPAGGNAIHGLLRWVAWQVVEASGSRAVLEVPLWPQPGYPFHLHVRAEYTLGESGLEVAVTARNLDTSAAPYGFGQHPYLTPGTALVDQAVLTVPARTWLRTDERGLPVAAEPVAGTEYDLRTPRAVGALRLDTPFGDLDRDADGRAVVRLAHPSGAFGTDVWLGEGADYVQLYTGDTLPPQERRRAVAVEPMTCPPDAFRSGTGLVGLGPGEQHTVRWGITPWER
- a CDS encoding cation:proton antiporter, coding for MTTNQVLAGVGLILVLAVGSQVLAGRLRIPALIVLLPVGFAAGVLIDDVDPEQLLGAAFSPLVSLAVAVILYDAGLGLDLARLKGHTRRVVVRLIWIGVLVTGLFGTLLAAPLLGMSRQAAVMIGAILVVSGPTVVGPLLGFVRPKDRLQRILIWEGSLIDPVGGVVGALVYHGVVASSGHHLVGGTARFLASVGIGAAGGVVGAALLWVLFRVLRLGEVLGTTAQLAAVIGVAALCDVLREDTGLIAAVVMGLAVANLPGIDVPARRPFFEALVSLILGVLFISISATVTPHSLRHVWLPALGLSAFLVLVVRPLVAVVSTLGTDLTRGERAFIGWMAPRGIVAAATASTFSAGLVAKGIGGAAKILPATFVVIVATVTLYGLTASPVARRLGVVRPSRSRPLLVGGDPWVVDLGVALKAAGLEVLMWAGEEEQRERIRRAGVDLAPGELLGAATGGAAELEGITAVYFLTAEDDFNALAAVLLRGSVEGTVHRLNAPADSHGVVAPFIGGEVLFDPDLTRQTFARRYEEGASVLGQPAGDALLPGSALLFLVRRDGRLDPVTGGSTPLPRPGDTAVLLAPGRRGSESPAQ